A genomic segment from Alistipes senegalensis JC50 encodes:
- a CDS encoding IS982 family transposase → MKKLHKLQIISKLVVITPLTTIALLMRNFIANFVRILGICKDFAGNRVNELGNVPRCGVVPKFSDLEVVALGITAEAFGFDSENLLFHRLRHECKDDLPNQISRRQFNVRRKLTARLAEEIRKEVAVAIDGSEDVFCIDSKPVKVCQNARAKRCVMGRDNAEAAPDWGYCASQGLHYYGYKLHAVCGIRGVIHSYDMTAASVHDIHYLNDVRWEYHDCMMLGDKGYLSAEVQKNLFETANITLEVPYRLNQKNWRPPSRTYKRFRKRIETIFSQLNDNLMMIRNYAKQSCGLFTRMAGKIAAMTFMQ, encoded by the coding sequence ATGAAAAAGTTGCACAAATTGCAGATTATTAGCAAATTAGTGGTAATCACACCGTTAACTACTATTGCTCTGCTTATGCGCAACTTCATAGCAAATTTCGTTAGAATTCTCGGAATCTGCAAGGATTTCGCTGGGAATCGTGTAAATGAACTTGGAAACGTACCCCGTTGTGGCGTTGTTCCGAAGTTTTCCGACCTCGAAGTCGTCGCTCTCGGCATAACCGCCGAGGCTTTCGGATTCGATAGCGAAAATCTTCTTTTTCATCGTCTGCGACATGAGTGCAAGGACGATTTGCCAAACCAGATCAGCCGCCGGCAGTTCAATGTCCGTCGTAAGCTGACGGCCAGACTTGCCGAGGAAATCCGCAAGGAGGTTGCTGTCGCCATTGACGGATCTGAGGACGTGTTCTGCATTGATTCCAAGCCGGTAAAGGTCTGCCAGAACGCAAGGGCGAAACGTTGTGTCATGGGCCGAGACAACGCGGAGGCCGCTCCGGATTGGGGATACTGCGCCTCGCAAGGTCTGCACTATTACGGTTATAAACTCCATGCTGTGTGCGGGATACGAGGTGTGATACATTCCTATGACATGACTGCGGCAAGCGTACATGACATCCATTACCTCAATGATGTGCGTTGGGAATATCATGACTGTATGATGCTTGGAGACAAAGGTTATCTCAGTGCCGAGGTTCAGAAAAACCTCTTTGAGACAGCTAATATAACTCTTGAAGTCCCGTATCGGCTGAATCAGAAAAACTGGCGTCCGCCATCCCGGACATACAAGAGATTCCGCAAGCGTATAGAAACAATATTCTCCCAACTCAACGACAATCTCATGATGATACGAAACTATGCAAAGCAATCCTGCGGTCTCTTTACCCGTATGGCAGGCAAAATCGCAGCTATGACGTTTATGCAATAG
- a CDS encoding phosphodiester glycosidase family protein: MKNLGYMLLVALLLCCTCVQCSEKEHQTPPALSEGDDPGGDGGEENPEGLPGYPKGLTVDEFTQELANGSKCLGFYAIVDFKANPNLRFRPQFSAAKKPTAYFSAFAESGDGTPYLAVNGGFFGGTTSVSLLIDRGVVRSLAVQEDWIWSTNPYTHFFPVRAALGQLRDGSFEAAWVYCVADDDNCPYAFPSALGNNEKTMTFMPAPPTSHTAGGRRWQPYNAIGGGPMLVHGGRNVAEENYWKEIFDCGGLQGLARHPRTAIGATEDGKLVIVVCDGRNKRGSAGMTLPELADKMISLGCVEAINLDGGGSSTFVGREGRVLNMPSDTPGTTAQDVALRERSVPTAVIIAEQ; this comes from the coding sequence ATGAAAAATCTCGGTTATATGCTGTTGGTAGCCCTTCTGTTGTGCTGCACCTGCGTACAATGCAGCGAGAAGGAGCACCAGACTCCTCCGGCTCTCTCTGAAGGGGACGATCCGGGCGGCGACGGCGGCGAAGAAAATCCGGAAGGTCTGCCCGGTTATCCGAAGGGTCTTACGGTCGATGAGTTTACGCAGGAACTTGCGAACGGCTCGAAGTGCCTGGGCTTCTACGCCATCGTCGATTTCAAGGCGAATCCGAACCTGCGGTTCCGTCCGCAGTTCTCCGCAGCGAAGAAGCCGACGGCCTATTTCTCGGCATTCGCCGAATCGGGAGACGGTACGCCGTATTTGGCCGTCAACGGGGGGTTCTTCGGCGGTACGACTTCGGTTAGCCTGCTCATCGACCGGGGTGTGGTCCGATCGCTCGCCGTGCAGGAGGATTGGATATGGTCCACAAATCCTTACACGCATTTCTTCCCCGTGCGGGCCGCTTTGGGGCAGCTGCGCGACGGAAGTTTCGAGGCGGCCTGGGTCTATTGCGTGGCCGACGACGACAACTGTCCCTATGCTTTCCCGTCCGCGCTCGGCAACAACGAGAAGACCATGACGTTCATGCCGGCGCCACCGACCTCGCACACGGCGGGCGGACGCCGCTGGCAGCCCTACAACGCCATCGGCGGCGGCCCGATGCTGGTCCACGGGGGCCGGAACGTGGCCGAGGAGAACTACTGGAAAGAGATTTTCGACTGCGGAGGTCTGCAGGGGCTTGCGCGGCATCCCCGGACGGCCATCGGCGCCACGGAGGACGGGAAACTGGTCATCGTGGTCTGCGACGGACGCAACAAGCGGGGCAGCGCCGGTATGACACTGCCCGAACTGGCCGACAAAATGATCTCGCTGGGATGTGTCGAAGCGATCAATCTCGACGGCGGCGGCTCCTCGACCTTCGTGGGCCGGGAGGGACGGGTGCTCAACATGCCCAGCGACACGCCCGGTACGACTGCGCAGGACGTCGCGCTACGGGAGCGAAGCGTTCCCACGGCGGTAATAATCGCCGAGCAGTGA